A stretch of Gemmobacter fulvus DNA encodes these proteins:
- a CDS encoding substrate-binding domain-containing protein, whose translation MTVMKLTVSTLAIAAVSATAAMARDNVQVAGSSTVLPYATIVAEAFGENFDFPTPVVEGGGSGAGRKKLCEGVGENTIDVANSSSRIKQSDIDLCTANGVTEIMEVRFGYDGIVFASDINGPEFAYTPADWFNALAKDVVKDGKVVANPHKTWADVNAALPAQNILAFIPGTKHGTREVFDEKVLVQGCEDSGAYEVFKTANAGDEDKAHDACMALRTDGASVDIDGDYTETLARIDANKAAIGVFGLSFYQNNTDKLRVATINGIVPTVESIAAGDYPVSRPLYFYVKKAHIGVIPGLKEYLEFFVSDDMAGPDGPLAAYGLVSDPELAATQEAVANEVPMGPLN comes from the coding sequence ATGACCGTCATGAAACTCACCGTCTCGACGCTGGCCATTGCCGCCGTCTCGGCCACCGCTGCCATGGCACGCGACAATGTGCAGGTTGCCGGGTCGTCGACCGTGCTGCCCTATGCCACCATCGTGGCCGAAGCCTTTGGCGAAAACTTCGACTTCCCGACCCCGGTCGTGGAAGGTGGCGGTTCGGGTGCCGGCCGCAAGAAGCTGTGCGAAGGCGTGGGCGAAAACACCATCGACGTGGCAAACTCCTCGTCGCGCATCAAACAATCCGACATCGACCTCTGCACCGCCAATGGCGTGACCGAGATCATGGAAGTGCGTTTCGGCTATGACGGCATCGTGTTCGCCTCCGACATCAATGGCCCGGAATTCGCCTATACCCCGGCAGACTGGTTCAACGCGCTGGCCAAGGACGTGGTGAAGGACGGCAAGGTTGTCGCCAACCCGCACAAGACCTGGGCCGACGTGAATGCCGCCCTGCCCGCCCAGAACATCCTGGCCTTCATCCCCGGCACCAAACACGGCACCCGCGAAGTGTTCGACGAAAAGGTGCTGGTGCAGGGCTGTGAAGACAGCGGCGCCTATGAAGTGTTCAAAACCGCCAATGCCGGTGACGAAGACAAGGCCCATGACGCCTGCATGGCGCTGCGCACCGATGGCGCGTCGGTCGACATCGACGGCGACTACACCGAAACGCTGGCCCGGATCGACGCGAACAAGGCTGCCATCGGCGTGTTCGGCCTGTCGTTCTACCAGAACAACACCGACAAGCTGCGCGTCGCCACCATCAACGGCATCGTGCCGACCGTGGAAAGCATCGCTGCCGGGGATTATCCGGTGTCGCGTCCGCTGTATTTCTACGTCAAGAAAGCGCATATCGGCGTGATCCCCGGCCTGAAGGAATACCTCGAATTCTTCGTGTCGGACGATATGGCAGGCCCGGATGGCCCGCTGGCCGCCTATGGCCTCGTGTCGGACCCGGAACTGGCCGCAACCCAGGAAGCCGTGGCCAATGAAGTGCCGATGGGCCCGCTGAACTAA
- the pstC gene encoding phosphate ABC transporter permease subunit PstC: MSVGLLSLIVLGLAVLGFILGRQRALAAVKGDPRDLHSLPAYYGYSVALFTAVPALLVLAVWLFVQPILLQSSVSALIPASDIAEGASIDLVMSDVRRIADGLDAVAAKAGLSPAALEAMRADMTDMRGRLAEVGVALGADVKPSALEAAKAWRNGEATGRLAMSGVVLVLALIGLAIALLRVKPEERARNIVEEFVKVLLIGCSLIAVATTFGIVFSLVFESWHFFKLYSFKDFFFSATWNPQFRGGSSLGLWPLVWGTLYVSFIALLVAVPVGVMAAIYLSEYASPRMRTVAKPLLEVLAGIPSIVYGLFALVTVGPLLRDYFAMPLGLGDSSSSVMTAGLVMGLMLIPYVSSLSDDIINAVPQSLRDGSFGLGATQSETIKQVVIPAALPGIVGAILLAASRAIGETMIVVMGAGAAAQLSLNPFEAMTTVTVKIVSQLTGDTEFASPETLVAFALGLTLFCLTLGLNVLALVIVRKYREQYE, translated from the coding sequence ATGAGCGTTGGTCTTCTTTCCCTGATCGTGCTGGGCCTTGCGGTCCTTGGCTTCATCCTCGGGCGGCAGCGGGCGCTGGCCGCCGTGAAGGGCGACCCGCGCGATCTTCATTCCCTGCCTGCCTATTATGGATATTCCGTCGCCCTGTTCACCGCTGTTCCGGCCCTGCTGGTTCTGGCGGTCTGGTTGTTTGTGCAGCCCATTCTGCTGCAAAGCAGCGTCTCGGCGCTGATCCCCGCCAGCGATATTGCCGAAGGCGCAAGCATTGATCTGGTGATGTCGGACGTGCGCCGCATCGCCGATGGTCTGGATGCCGTCGCCGCCAAGGCTGGCCTGAGCCCGGCAGCGCTGGAAGCGATGCGCGCCGACATGACCGACATGCGCGGTCGTCTGGCCGAAGTCGGGGTGGCGCTGGGGGCCGACGTGAAACCCTCGGCGCTGGAGGCTGCAAAGGCCTGGCGCAATGGCGAGGCCACGGGACGTCTGGCCATGAGCGGTGTCGTGCTGGTGCTGGCCCTGATCGGGTTGGCAATCGCGCTGCTGCGCGTCAAACCCGAAGAACGCGCCCGCAATATCGTCGAGGAATTCGTGAAAGTGCTGCTGATCGGCTGTTCGCTGATCGCGGTGGCCACCACCTTCGGCATCGTGTTTTCGCTGGTCTTTGAAAGCTGGCATTTCTTCAAACTCTACTCCTTCAAGGATTTCTTCTTCTCTGCCACCTGGAACCCCCAGTTCCGCGGTGGCTCGTCGCTGGGCCTGTGGCCACTGGTCTGGGGCACGCTCTATGTTTCGTTCATCGCGCTGCTGGTGGCGGTGCCGGTCGGTGTGATGGCCGCCATCTACCTGTCGGAATATGCCAGCCCGCGCATGCGCACGGTGGCAAAGCCGCTGCTGGAAGTGCTGGCCGGTATCCCCTCGATCGTCTACGGCCTGTTCGCGCTGGTGACTGTGGGGCCGCTGCTGCGCGATTACTTCGCCATGCCGCTGGGCCTGGGTGACAGTTCGTCCTCGGTGATGACGGCGGGCCTGGTGATGGGCCTGATGCTGATCCCCTATGTGTCGTCGCTGTCGGATGACATCATCAACGCGGTCCCGCAATCGCTGCGCGATGGGTCGTTCGGTCTGGGGGCCACGCAATCGGAAACCATCAAGCAGGTGGTGATCCCCGCCGCCCTGCCCGGCATTGTCGGTGCAATCCTGCTGGCCGCCAGCCGCGCCATCGGCGAGACGATGATCGTGGTGATGGGGGCCGGGGCTGCCGCGCAGCTGAGCCTCAACCCGTTCGAAGCGATGACCACGGTCACGGTGAAGATCGTCAGCCAGCTGACCGGCGATACCGAATTTGCCAGCCCCGAAACGCTGGTGGCCTTTGCCCTTGGCCTGACGCTGTTCTGCCTGACGCTCGGCCTGAACGTCCTCGCGCTCGTGATCGTGCGCAAGTATCGGGAACAATACGAATGA
- the pstA gene encoding phosphate ABC transporter permease PstA, with translation MTDATQHASLLEADPRTRRRNAAEMRFRLYGLIAVGIGIAALIALLTSVLGNGSSAFRQTFVEIPVLLDEAVLDKSGTRDVEVMKKVTTVGYTKLIQTALMAELAEKGIALGEMTPKDVMGLMSKEAPADLRKQVLEDPSLIGQTITFPAFANGRVDGFFKGRVSMESAKLDSNISPEQLQLAEAMKEAGLISTRFNLGFLTMPDASELRPEAAGLGVAILGSAYMMLIVLVLSLPIGVAASIYLEEFAPKNRWTDLIEVNIANLAAVPSIVFGILGLAIFINFAGMPQSAPLVGGLVLTLMTLPTIIIATRASLKAVPPSIRDAALGVGASKMQAIFHHVLPLAMPGILTGTIIGLAHALGETAPLLLIGMVAFVRDYPSAPPEGFLDPASALPVQVYQWTQRADPAFVERASGAIIVLLVFLLMMNAVAIVLRRRFERRW, from the coding sequence ATGACCGACGCAACCCAACACGCAAGCCTGCTTGAGGCCGATCCCCGCACGCGCCGCCGCAATGCCGCCGAGATGCGCTTCCGCCTCTATGGGCTGATTGCGGTCGGCATCGGCATCGCCGCCCTGATCGCCCTGCTCACCTCGGTTCTGGGCAATGGCTCCAGCGCCTTCCGGCAGACCTTTGTCGAAATCCCGGTGCTGCTGGACGAGGCGGTGCTGGACAAATCCGGCACCCGCGATGTCGAGGTGATGAAAAAAGTCACCACGGTCGGTTATACCAAGCTGATCCAGACCGCGCTGATGGCCGAACTGGCCGAAAAGGGCATCGCCCTGGGCGAGATGACGCCCAAGGACGTGATGGGCCTGATGTCGAAAGAGGCCCCGGCCGATCTGCGCAAGCAGGTGCTGGAAGATCCCAGCCTGATCGGCCAGACCATCACCTTCCCGGCCTTTGCCAATGGCCGCGTCGATGGTTTCTTCAAGGGCCGCGTCTCGATGGAAAGCGCGAAGCTTGACAGCAACATCTCGCCCGAACAGCTGCAACTGGCCGAAGCGATGAAAGAGGCGGGCCTGATCTCCACCCGCTTCAACCTGGGCTTCCTGACCATGCCTGACGCCTCGGAACTGCGCCCCGAGGCTGCGGGTCTGGGTGTGGCCATCCTCGGTTCCGCCTACATGATGCTGATCGTGCTGGTGCTGTCGCTGCCCATCGGCGTGGCCGCCTCGATCTATCTTGAGGAATTCGCACCGAAAAACAGGTGGACCGACCTGATCGAGGTGAATATCGCCAATCTGGCCGCCGTGCCGTCCATCGTGTTCGGTATCCTTGGCCTTGCCATCTTCATCAACTTCGCCGGCATGCCGCAATCGGCGCCGCTGGTCGGTGGTCTGGTGCTGACGCTGATGACCCTGCCCACCATCATCATCGCCACCCGCGCGAGCCTGAAGGCGGTGCCGCCGTCGATCCGCGATGCGGCGCTGGGGGTCGGGGCCTCCAAGATGCAGGCAATCTTCCACCATGTGCTGCCGCTGGCCATGCCCGGTATCCTCACCGGCACCATCATCGGTCTGGCCCATGCGCTTGGCGAAACCGCCCCGCTGCTGCTGATCGGCATGGTGGCCTTTGTGCGCGATTACCCCTCGGCGCCGCCGGAAGGGTTTCTGGATCCCGCCTCGGCGCTGCCGGTGCAGGTCTATCAATGGACACAACGCGCCGATCCTGCTTTCGTGGAACGTGCATCGGGGGCAATCATTGTCCTGCTCGTCTTCCTTCTTATGATGAACGCGGTCGCCATCGTGCTGCGCCGCCGCTTTGAACGCCGCTGGTAA
- the pstB gene encoding phosphate ABC transporter ATP-binding protein PstB produces the protein MNDMRILERDVSANTAKITARGVQVYYGESHALKDVDVDILSGTVTAFIGPSGCGKSTFLRCLNRMNDTIAICKVKGEIRLDGADIYDKRVDPVVLRAKVGMVFQKPNPFPKSIYDNVAYGPKIHGLTRSKTDLDEIVESSLRKAALWNEVKDRLHAPGTGLSGGQQQRLCIARAIATSPEVLLMDEPCSALDPIATAQVEELIDELRSQFSVVIVTHSMQQAARVSQRTAFFHMGHLVEYGETGQIFTNPKDPRTESYITGRIG, from the coding sequence ATGAACGATATGCGAATCCTGGAACGTGACGTCAGCGCGAATACCGCGAAGATCACCGCGCGCGGCGTGCAGGTCTATTACGGCGAATCCCATGCGCTGAAGGACGTGGATGTCGACATCCTCTCGGGCACCGTCACCGCTTTCATCGGCCCGTCAGGCTGCGGCAAATCCACCTTCCTGCGCTGCCTGAACCGGATGAACGACACCATCGCCATCTGCAAGGTCAAGGGCGAGATCCGGCTGGACGGCGCCGACATCTATGACAAGCGCGTCGATCCGGTGGTGCTGCGCGCCAAGGTGGGCATGGTGTTCCAGAAGCCGAACCCCTTCCCCAAGTCGATCTATGACAATGTTGCCTATGGCCCCAAGATCCATGGGCTGACGCGCTCCAAGACCGATCTGGACGAGATCGTCGAAAGCTCGCTGCGCAAGGCCGCGCTGTGGAACGAGGTGAAAGACCGCCTGCACGCCCCCGGCACCGGCCTGTCGGGCGGGCAGCAACAGCGGCTCTGCATTGCCCGCGCCATTGCCACCTCGCCCGAGGTGCTGCTGATGGACGAGCCCTGCTCGGCGCTTGACCCCATCGCCACCGCGCAGGTCGAGGAACTGATCGACGAATTGCGCTCGCAATTCTCGGTGGTGATCGTCACCCACTCGATGCAGCAGGCCGCCCGTGTCAGCCAGCGCACCGCGTTTTTCCATATGGGCCATCTCGTCGAATACGGCGAAACCGGCCAGATTTTCACCAATCCCAAGGATCCGCGTACGGAATCCTACATCACCGGCCGGATCGGCTGA
- the phoU gene encoding phosphate signaling complex protein PhoU: MFNNEPHIRSAFDHDLEGVQAMVMKMGGLVETAMLDAAQALDTRDEELAQRVRQGDKVIDALEEQIHTECARLIALRSPTATDLRTVLTVMRMAANLERCGDYAKNLAKRGTILAQMSPIEGATGSIRRMTKVVVLMLKDALDAYIARDPELASDVRQRDREVDQMYNALFREFLTHMLEDARNITACMHLHFIAKNIERVGDHATGIAEQVIYLVQGKLPEDDRPKDSGITALSAASVSGS; this comes from the coding sequence ATGTTCAACAACGAACCGCATATCCGTTCGGCCTTTGACCACGATCTTGAAGGCGTGCAGGCCATGGTGATGAAGATGGGCGGGCTGGTGGAAACCGCCATGCTCGACGCCGCACAGGCACTGGACACCCGCGACGAAGAGCTGGCGCAGCGCGTGCGCCAAGGCGACAAGGTGATTGATGCGCTGGAAGAACAGATCCACACCGAATGCGCGCGCCTGATCGCGCTGCGTTCGCCCACCGCGACCGATCTGCGTACCGTGCTGACGGTGATGCGCATGGCTGCCAATCTGGAACGCTGCGGCGACTATGCCAAGAATCTGGCCAAGCGCGGCACGATCCTGGCGCAGATGTCGCCCATTGAAGGTGCCACCGGCTCCATCCGCCGGATGACCAAGGTCGTGGTGCTGATGCTGAAAGACGCGCTGGACGCCTATATCGCCCGCGACCCCGAACTGGCCTCGGATGTGCGCCAGCGCGACCGCGAGGTGGACCAGATGTATAACGCGCTGTTCCGCGAATTCCTGACGCATATGCTGGAAGATGCGCGCAACATCACCGCCTGCATGCACCTGCATTTCATCGCCAAGAACATCGAGCGTGTGGGCGACCATGCCACCGGCATTGCCGAACAGGTGATCTATCTGGTGCAGGGCAAACTGCCCGAGGATGACCGCCCGAAGGACTCGGGCATCACCGCGCTGTCCGCCGCCTCTGTCAGCGGGTCATAA
- the phoB gene encoding phosphate regulon transcriptional regulator PhoB translates to MAAQEQPTVLLVEDEPAQREVLAYNLEAEGFAVTMAADGEEAMMLIDEAAPDIIILDWMMPNLSGIEVCRRLKMRPETRGIPIILLSARAEEVDRVRGLETGADDYVIKPYSVLELMARARAQLRRVRPSTAGVVLEYSDIRLDPETHRVYRSNNVLKLGPTEFRLLTTFMEKPGRVWSREALLDRVWGRDIYVDTRTVDVHIGRLRKALCQFGGDDPLRTVRGAGYALG, encoded by the coding sequence ATGGCAGCACAGGAACAGCCGACGGTGCTTCTGGTCGAGGATGAACCGGCACAGCGCGAGGTTCTGGCCTATAACCTCGAAGCCGAAGGCTTTGCCGTGACGATGGCCGCCGACGGCGAAGAAGCGATGATGCTGATCGACGAAGCGGCGCCGGACATCATCATTCTGGACTGGATGATGCCGAACCTGTCGGGGATCGAGGTCTGCCGTCGTCTGAAGATGCGCCCTGAAACGCGTGGCATCCCGATCATCCTGCTGTCGGCCCGCGCCGAAGAGGTGGACCGGGTGCGCGGGCTGGAAACCGGCGCGGATGACTATGTCATCAAGCCCTATTCGGTGCTGGAGCTGATGGCGCGGGCGCGGGCGCAGTTGCGCCGCGTCCGTCCCTCCACGGCGGGGGTGGTGCTGGAATACAGCGACATCCGGCTGGACCCGGAAACCCACCGGGTCTACCGCAGCAACAACGTGCTGAAACTGGGCCCGACCGAGTTCCGTCTGCTGACCACCTTCATGGAAAAGCCGGGCCGGGTCTGGAGCCGCGAGGCCCTGCTGGACCGGGTCTGGGGCCGCGACATCTATGTCGATACCCGCACGGTGGATGTGCATATCGGGCGGCTGCGCAAGGCGCTCTGCCAGTTCGGCGGCGATGATCCGCTGCGCACGGTGCGCGGGGCGGGCTACGCGCTCGGCTGA
- a CDS encoding DUF2218 domain-containing protein, producing the protein MRITTGYYASENGSKYLQQLCKHFQHKITVRFDAEEGRFATETGTAHLRADAKGLTVQLTAEDTKGLIDLRYMIDKHLVNFAWREGFTGCAWRMEDDGGTPPA; encoded by the coding sequence ATGCGGATCACAACAGGATATTACGCCAGCGAGAACGGATCGAAATACCTGCAACAGCTGTGCAAACACTTTCAGCACAAGATCACGGTCAGATTTGATGCAGAAGAGGGGCGCTTTGCCACCGAAACCGGCACGGCGCATCTGCGGGCCGATGCCAAGGGGCTGACCGTGCAATTGACCGCCGAGGATACGAAAGGCCTGATCGACCTGCGCTACATGATCGACAAGCATCTGGTGAATTTCGCCTGGCGCGAAGGTTTTACCGGATGCGCCTGGCGGATGGAGGATGACGGCGGCACGCCCCCGGCCTGA
- a CDS encoding Rrf2 family transcriptional regulator has protein sequence MITQRMKYALKALLVLADEKAGAGAPLRIEEIARRASTPKRFLEHILLDIRNAGVIASIRGRSGGYVLVKDPALVSISELLRLIDGPIAPLQCLSRHSYQRCEDCADEESCRIRRVFAEIFWSYLVLIESLTLADMLRSDATAAAVLQEAATAAQ, from the coding sequence ATGATCACGCAGCGGATGAAATACGCGCTCAAGGCGCTTCTGGTTCTGGCCGATGAAAAGGCCGGTGCGGGCGCACCTTTGCGCATCGAGGAAATCGCGCGCCGGGCCTCTACGCCCAAGCGGTTTCTGGAACATATCCTGCTGGATATCCGCAATGCCGGGGTCATCGCCTCGATCCGCGGACGGTCGGGCGGTTATGTGCTGGTCAAGGATCCGGCGCTGGTGTCCATTTCCGAGCTGTTGCGCCTGATCGACGGGCCTATTGCGCCGCTGCAATGCCTGTCGCGCCATTCCTATCAGCGCTGTGAAGACTGCGCCGACGAGGAAAGCTGCCGTATCCGCCGGGTTTTTGCCGAAATCTTTTGGTCTTATCTGGTGCTGATCGAAAGCCTGACCTTGGCCGATATGCTGCGCTCTGACGCCACGGCCGCCGCAGTGCTGCAAGAGGCGGCTACGGCGGCGCAATAA
- a CDS encoding alpha/beta hydrolase, translated as MDMDRAYANGAFIPNSEAYLPRWQADAEAFRSSLGARAELNLPYGPGARQKVDLFHPEGPAKGLLVFLHGGYWMATGREVWSHLAAGAVARGWACALPSYTLAPEARIAAMTQEAAQAVAATSARLPGLPVVVAGHSAGGHLSARMGCADLDLPMVRRVVPISPLSDLEPLMQTAMNTTLRLDADEAAVESPAHLPRRAGVDAHVWVGGQERPAFLWQARLLSENWDCGWTVAPGRHHFDVLDALTDPHSALCEACLGDLPG; from the coding sequence ATGGATATGGACCGCGCTTATGCCAATGGGGCTTTCATCCCCAATTCAGAGGCCTATCTGCCCCGCTGGCAGGCCGACGCCGAGGCGTTTCGCAGCAGCCTTGGCGCAAGGGCCGAATTGAACCTGCCCTATGGACCGGGCGCGCGGCAGAAGGTCGATCTGTTTCACCCCGAAGGCCCGGCCAAGGGGCTGCTGGTGTTCCTGCATGGCGGCTATTGGATGGCCACCGGGCGCGAGGTCTGGTCGCATCTGGCGGCGGGTGCCGTGGCGCGCGGCTGGGCCTGCGCCCTGCCCTCCTACACGCTGGCCCCCGAGGCCCGGATTGCCGCAATGACACAGGAAGCCGCGCAGGCGGTGGCTGCGACAAGTGCCCGCCTGCCCGGCCTGCCGGTTGTGGTGGCGGGCCATTCCGCCGGCGGCCATCTGTCCGCCCGTATGGGCTGCGCCGATCTGGACTTGCCGATGGTGCGCCGGGTGGTGCCGATCTCGCCCCTGTCGGATCTGGAACCGCTGATGCAGACGGCGATGAATACCACATTGCGGCTGGATGCAGACGAGGCTGCGGTAGAAAGCCCGGCCCATCTGCCGCGCCGTGCCGGTGTGGATGCGCATGTCTGGGTGGGTGGGCAAGAGCGGCCCGCGTTTTTGTGGCAGGCCCGGCTGCTGTCCGAAAATTGGGATTGCGGCTGGACGGTTGCGCCCGGTCGCCACCATTTTGACGTGCTGGATGCGCTGACGGATCCACATTCCGCGCTATGCGAGGCCTGTCTGGGCGATCTGCCCGGATAA